Proteins encoded within one genomic window of Pyxidicoccus xibeiensis:
- a CDS encoding TSUP family transporter, translated as MDVDVSTLHLILLCLAALTAGIVDAIAGGGGLITLPALLTAGLPPHVALGTNKGQSVFGTLAALVRFSRAGLVDGKLARVTFPFGLVGALAGAALVLLVKPEVLKPLVLVLLIGVAVFLTFRKSPRPSDAPEPGPRPRAQAIGALIALGLGTYDGFFGPGTGTFLIVAFSTLLGHGLARASADAKVVNFASNLASVALFALKGVVLWKVALPMAGAQFAGAYIGAHLAVKGGDTLVRKVVLGVVVALVLKLGHDVVTG; from the coding sequence GTGGACGTGGACGTCAGCACGCTGCACCTCATCCTGCTCTGCCTCGCGGCGCTGACCGCGGGCATCGTGGACGCCATCGCCGGAGGCGGCGGGCTCATCACCCTGCCCGCGCTGCTGACGGCCGGCCTGCCACCGCACGTCGCGCTGGGCACCAACAAGGGCCAGTCCGTCTTCGGCACGCTCGCCGCGCTGGTGCGCTTCTCCCGCGCGGGGCTGGTGGACGGGAAGCTGGCGCGGGTGACGTTCCCCTTCGGGCTGGTCGGGGCGCTCGCGGGCGCCGCGCTGGTGCTGCTGGTGAAGCCGGAGGTGCTCAAGCCGCTGGTGCTCGTGCTGCTCATCGGCGTGGCGGTGTTCCTCACCTTCCGCAAGTCCCCGCGCCCCAGCGACGCGCCGGAGCCCGGGCCGCGCCCCCGGGCCCAGGCCATCGGCGCGCTCATCGCGCTGGGGCTCGGCACCTATGACGGCTTCTTCGGCCCGGGCACGGGCACCTTCCTCATCGTCGCCTTCTCCACGCTGCTGGGCCACGGCCTGGCGCGCGCGTCCGCGGACGCCAAGGTGGTGAACTTCGCCTCCAACCTGGCCTCGGTGGCGCTGTTCGCCCTCAAGGGCGTGGTGCTGTGGAAGGTGGCGCTGCCCATGGCCGGCGCCCAGTTCGCCGGCGCGTACATCGGCGCGCACCTGGCGGTGAAGGGCGGCGACACGCTGGTGCGCAAGGTGGTGCTCGGCGTGGTGGTGGCGCTGGTGCTGAAGCTGGGCCACGACGTGGTGACGGGCTGA
- a CDS encoding YfbM family protein, whose translation MEMLCTLRSATEAQRAALLRAPERLEDFLDDEEDFGDAKGTAFVELDIGEAWHGLQYLLTGTPWEGAAPLDFLVRGGEDVGDIPSDEGTARVFTPAQVKALSAALQQVSEATLRRRYDPAKMQAQDIYPGTWEEPEEDVDLLEELVSYFEELQKFMATVAKRGDALLVHIG comes from the coding sequence ATGGAGATGCTCTGCACCCTGCGCAGCGCCACGGAGGCGCAGCGCGCCGCCCTGCTCCGCGCGCCCGAGCGCCTGGAGGACTTCCTCGACGACGAGGAGGACTTCGGAGACGCGAAGGGCACGGCCTTCGTGGAGCTGGACATCGGCGAGGCGTGGCACGGGCTCCAGTATCTGCTGACGGGCACGCCCTGGGAGGGCGCCGCGCCGCTGGACTTCCTGGTGCGCGGGGGCGAGGACGTGGGCGACATCCCCTCCGACGAGGGCACCGCGCGCGTCTTCACGCCCGCGCAGGTGAAGGCCCTCTCCGCGGCGCTCCAGCAGGTGTCCGAGGCCACGCTGCGCCGCCGGTATGACCCGGCGAAGATGCAGGCGCAGGACATCTACCCCGGCACCTGGGAGGAGCCCGAGGAGGACGTGGACCTCCTGGAGGAGCTGGTCTCCTACTTCGAGGAGCTGCAGAAGTTCATGGCCACGGTGGCGAAGCGCGGGGACGCGCTGCTGGTGCACATCGGCTGA
- a CDS encoding sensor histidine kinase produces MKQLRLRQFLTWMLPVAVGFLLVYTALAVVLRSVAFAGGAVAVLVYAVALAWARRLAGNGQSARASSVSGHALLVMIALGAPFLGFLYAALMMIPIAGVALVLPYLERPALARYMVAAFVVDVWVLVVGGLLPPLVEQPPLLLQRGVLFLAVVACVGLTLRMLWVDSARLRLSLALAEEALAARDEFLAVASHELRTPLTPLGLKLQALRRELTAQPAPERGLAHLDVAQRQVKKLVELVDDLLDVSRISAGRMELSPARVDFSSLVREAVTRFEPEAARVRCPLALDVPGAMPGRVDPRRFEQVLDNLLSNALKYGAGKPISVRLEQRGTHARLTVRDEGIGIPAESLERIFNRFERAVSSRHFSGLGMGLYIVRRIVEASGGTVAAASTPGLGATFTVELPLGGELDVAAEAESAPASAVARPLR; encoded by the coding sequence TTGAAGCAGCTGCGGCTGCGGCAGTTCCTCACCTGGATGCTGCCCGTCGCGGTGGGCTTCCTGCTCGTCTACACCGCGCTGGCCGTGGTGCTCCGCAGCGTGGCCTTCGCGGGTGGGGCGGTGGCCGTGCTGGTGTACGCGGTGGCGCTCGCCTGGGCCCGGCGGCTGGCCGGAAATGGACAGTCCGCGCGGGCCTCGTCCGTGAGCGGCCATGCGCTGCTGGTGATGATTGCCCTCGGGGCGCCGTTCCTGGGCTTCCTCTACGCGGCGCTGATGATGATTCCCATCGCCGGGGTGGCGCTGGTGCTGCCCTACCTGGAGCGGCCCGCCCTGGCCCGCTACATGGTCGCCGCCTTCGTGGTGGATGTCTGGGTGCTGGTGGTGGGCGGCCTCTTGCCGCCGCTCGTCGAGCAACCGCCCCTGCTGCTCCAGCGCGGGGTGCTCTTCCTCGCGGTGGTGGCCTGCGTGGGGCTGACGCTGCGGATGCTGTGGGTGGACTCCGCCCGGCTGCGGCTGAGCCTGGCCCTCGCCGAGGAGGCGCTGGCGGCCCGGGACGAGTTCCTCGCGGTGGCCAGCCACGAGCTGCGCACGCCGCTCACCCCGCTCGGACTCAAGCTGCAGGCGCTCCGGCGCGAGCTGACGGCGCAGCCCGCCCCGGAGCGGGGCCTGGCCCACTTGGACGTCGCCCAGCGGCAGGTGAAGAAGCTCGTGGAGCTGGTGGATGACCTGCTCGACGTGTCGCGCATCTCCGCGGGCCGGATGGAGCTGAGCCCCGCGCGGGTGGACTTCTCCTCGCTGGTCCGCGAGGCGGTGACGCGCTTCGAGCCGGAGGCGGCGCGCGTCAGGTGCCCGCTCGCGCTGGACGTGCCCGGGGCGATGCCGGGCCGGGTGGACCCGCGCCGGTTCGAGCAGGTGCTCGACAACCTGCTGTCCAACGCCCTGAAGTATGGCGCGGGCAAGCCCATCTCCGTGCGGCTGGAGCAGCGGGGCACGCACGCGCGGCTGACGGTGAGGGATGAGGGGATTGGCATTCCCGCCGAGTCGCTCGAGCGCATCTTCAACCGCTTCGAGCGGGCCGTGTCGAGCCGGCACTTCAGCGGCCTGGGGATGGGGCTCTACATCGTCCGGAGGATTGTCGAGGCGAGCGGAGGCACCGTCGCCGCGGCCAGCACGCCGGGCCTGGGCGCCACCTTCACCGTCGAGCTGCCCCTGGGCGGAGAGCTGGACGTCGCGGCCGAGGCCGAGTCGGCTCCCGCCAGCGCCGTGGCCCGCCCGCTCCGGTAG
- a CDS encoding biotin/lipoyl-containing protein, with protein MRYFTKQQGQKEAVPVDLEPLGNDRYKLTVNGVTHQVDAIMLEHGTMTMLVDGQSYSVEFEENGDEVGVMLRGQVNRIDVADERRLRLRAGNAAFSVEGKQLVTAPMPGKVVKVLVKVGDEVKEGQGLVVVEAMKMENELKSPKAGKVTELFAREGTAVENNAKLVVVE; from the coding sequence ATGCGTTACTTCACGAAGCAGCAGGGCCAGAAGGAAGCGGTGCCGGTGGACCTGGAGCCGCTGGGCAATGACCGCTACAAGCTGACGGTCAACGGCGTGACGCACCAGGTGGACGCCATCATGCTGGAGCACGGCACGATGACCATGCTCGTGGACGGCCAGTCCTACAGCGTCGAGTTCGAGGAGAACGGCGACGAGGTGGGCGTGATGCTGCGCGGGCAGGTGAACCGCATCGACGTGGCGGACGAGCGCCGGCTGCGGCTGCGCGCGGGCAACGCCGCCTTCTCCGTGGAGGGCAAGCAGCTCGTCACCGCCCCCATGCCGGGCAAGGTGGTCAAGGTCCTGGTGAAGGTGGGCGACGAGGTGAAGGAGGGCCAGGGGCTCGTCGTGGTGGAAGCCATGAAGATGGAGAACGAGCTCAAGAGCCCCAAGGCCGGCAAGGTGACCGAGCTGTTCGCCAGGGAAGGCACCGCCGTGGAGAACAACGCGAAGCTGGTGGTGGTGGAGTAG
- the accC gene encoding acetyl-CoA carboxylase biotin carboxylase subunit, whose protein sequence is MPKIRKVLVANRGEIAIRVMRTCKELGIATVAVYSEADRSALHVRTADQAYFVGPPPSRESYLVQQRIIDAAKQAGADAIHPGYGFLSENASFVRACEAAGITFIGPPASAMDAMGEKTRARANMTKAGVPVVPGSTEPFASQDEARAYAVKIGFPVMLKAAGGGGGKGMRRVGHVDEFDSSWRAAKSEAMNAFGNDAVYIEKYLEKPHHVEIQVFADQYGNTIHLNERECSAQRRHQKVVEETPSPILTPELRAKMGEVAVKAAKAVNYVGAGTVEFLVDVHRNFYFLEMNTRLQVEHPVTEWVTGLDLVAMQIKAAEGEKLALTQAPEPRGHSIEVRVYAEDPSRNFMPSPGKITYLRVPGGPNVRDDSGVFPGYTVPNFYDPMISKLSVWAPTRREAIARTQRALSEYVVKGITTNIRYLKAILAHPEFIGGDYDTSFLTREHETLLGAEDPKLSEMALLASVVHAYQRDQKRAKTLPQGAGQGGGNGRPSPWKLALSTRRR, encoded by the coding sequence ATGCCCAAGATCCGCAAAGTGCTCGTCGCCAACCGCGGCGAGATCGCCATCCGGGTGATGCGCACCTGCAAGGAACTCGGCATCGCCACGGTGGCGGTGTACTCGGAGGCTGACCGCTCCGCCCTGCACGTGCGCACGGCCGACCAGGCGTACTTCGTGGGGCCCCCGCCCTCGCGTGAGAGCTACCTGGTGCAGCAGCGCATCATCGACGCCGCGAAGCAGGCCGGCGCGGATGCCATCCACCCCGGCTACGGCTTCCTCTCGGAGAATGCCTCCTTCGTCCGCGCCTGCGAGGCCGCCGGCATCACCTTCATCGGCCCGCCCGCCTCCGCCATGGACGCCATGGGCGAGAAGACCCGCGCCCGCGCGAACATGACCAAGGCCGGCGTGCCCGTCGTCCCCGGCAGCACCGAGCCCTTCGCCTCCCAGGACGAGGCGCGCGCCTACGCCGTGAAGATTGGCTTCCCCGTCATGCTCAAGGCCGCCGGCGGTGGCGGCGGCAAGGGCATGCGCCGCGTGGGCCATGTCGACGAGTTCGACTCCTCGTGGCGCGCCGCCAAGAGCGAGGCGATGAACGCCTTCGGCAACGACGCCGTCTACATCGAGAAGTACCTGGAGAAGCCCCACCACGTGGAGATTCAGGTGTTCGCCGACCAGTACGGCAACACCATCCACCTGAACGAGCGCGAGTGCTCGGCGCAGCGCCGCCACCAGAAGGTGGTGGAGGAGACGCCCAGCCCCATCCTCACGCCGGAGCTGCGGGCGAAGATGGGCGAGGTCGCCGTCAAGGCGGCCAAGGCCGTCAACTACGTGGGCGCCGGGACGGTGGAGTTCCTGGTGGACGTGCACCGCAACTTCTACTTCCTGGAGATGAACACCCGCCTCCAGGTGGAGCACCCGGTGACGGAGTGGGTGACGGGGCTGGACCTCGTCGCCATGCAGATAAAGGCCGCCGAGGGAGAGAAGCTCGCCCTCACCCAGGCCCCCGAGCCGCGCGGCCACTCCATCGAAGTGCGCGTCTACGCGGAGGACCCGTCGCGCAACTTCATGCCCAGCCCCGGGAAGATTACGTACCTGCGCGTGCCGGGCGGGCCCAACGTCCGTGACGACTCGGGCGTGTTCCCCGGCTACACGGTGCCCAACTTCTACGACCCGATGATCTCCAAGCTGTCCGTGTGGGCCCCCACGCGGCGCGAGGCGATTGCGCGGACGCAGCGGGCGCTGTCCGAGTACGTGGTGAAGGGCATCACCACCAACATCCGCTACCTGAAGGCGATTCTCGCGCACCCCGAGTTCATCGGGGGCGACTACGACACCAGCTTCCTCACGCGCGAGCACGAGACGCTGCTGGGCGCGGAGGACCCGAAGCTGAGCGAGATGGCGCTGCTGGCCAGCGTGGTGCACGCGTACCAGCGCGACCAGAAGCGCGCGAAGACGCTGCCCCAGGGCGCTGGCCAGGGCGGCGGCAATGGCCGTCCGTCCCCGTGGAAGCTGGCGCTGAGCACGCGCCGCCGCTAA
- a CDS encoding acyl-CoA carboxylase subunit beta yields MDETSENPLRTRLQQMEKQAELGGGADRIAKQHEAGKLTARERIDLLLDPGSFCELDKFVTHRSHDFGMGDKKILGDGVVTGYGTVEGRQVFVFAQDFTVFGGSLSGAYAQKICKIMDMATRVGAPVIGLNDSGGARIQEGVESLAGYADIFLRNTLASGVVPQISLIMGPCAGGAVYSPAITDFIMMVKDTSYMFITGPDVIKTVTHEEVTKEALGGALTHNQKSGVAHFAAENEQAAILMTRELLSFLPSNNQEDPPVQPNDDDPFRAEALLKDIVPSNPNKPYDIKEVIKAVVDNKHFFEVQDQFAKNIVVGFARMNGRSVGIVANQPAVLAGVLDIDASVKAARFVRFCDCFNIPLITFVDVPGFLPGTSQEWGGIITHGAKLLYAYAEATVPKITLITRKAYGGAYDVMASKHIRADINYAWPTAEIAVMGPEGAVNIIFRNELQKAPDAAAERAKLTAEYREKFANPFKAAELGYIDEVIRPEDTRSRIIRALEMLKDKRQENLPRKHGNIPL; encoded by the coding sequence ATGGACGAGACCTCCGAGAACCCCCTGCGCACACGACTCCAGCAGATGGAGAAGCAGGCCGAGCTGGGCGGCGGCGCGGACCGCATCGCCAAGCAGCACGAGGCCGGCAAGCTCACCGCCCGCGAGCGCATCGACCTGCTGCTCGACCCGGGCTCCTTCTGCGAGCTGGACAAGTTCGTCACCCACCGCTCGCACGACTTCGGCATGGGCGACAAGAAGATATTGGGCGACGGCGTCGTCACCGGCTACGGCACGGTGGAGGGCCGCCAGGTCTTCGTCTTCGCCCAGGACTTCACCGTCTTCGGCGGCTCGCTGTCCGGCGCCTATGCCCAGAAGATCTGCAAGATCATGGACATGGCCACCCGCGTGGGCGCGCCCGTCATCGGGCTGAACGACTCGGGCGGCGCGCGCATCCAGGAGGGCGTGGAGAGCCTCGCCGGCTACGCGGACATCTTCCTGCGCAACACGCTGGCGTCCGGCGTCGTCCCCCAGATTTCGCTCATCATGGGCCCGTGCGCGGGCGGCGCGGTGTACTCGCCGGCGATTACGGACTTCATCATGATGGTGAAGGACACCTCCTACATGTTCATCACCGGCCCGGACGTCATCAAGACGGTGACGCACGAGGAGGTGACGAAGGAGGCGCTGGGCGGCGCGCTCACCCACAACCAGAAGTCCGGCGTGGCGCACTTCGCGGCGGAGAACGAGCAGGCCGCGATCCTGATGACGCGCGAGCTCTTGTCCTTCCTGCCCTCCAACAACCAGGAGGACCCGCCCGTCCAGCCGAATGACGACGACCCGTTCCGGGCCGAGGCGCTGCTCAAGGACATCGTCCCGAGCAACCCCAACAAGCCCTACGACATCAAGGAAGTCATCAAGGCCGTCGTCGACAACAAGCACTTCTTCGAGGTGCAGGACCAGTTCGCGAAGAACATCGTCGTCGGCTTCGCGCGCATGAACGGGCGCAGCGTGGGCATCGTCGCCAACCAGCCCGCGGTGCTGGCTGGTGTGCTGGACATCGACGCGAGCGTGAAGGCCGCGCGCTTCGTGCGCTTCTGCGACTGCTTCAACATCCCGCTCATCACCTTCGTGGACGTGCCCGGCTTCCTGCCCGGCACCTCGCAGGAGTGGGGCGGCATCATCACCCACGGCGCCAAGCTGCTGTACGCCTACGCCGAGGCCACCGTCCCCAAAATCACCCTCATCACCCGCAAGGCCTACGGCGGCGCCTACGACGTCATGGCGTCCAAGCACATCCGCGCGGACATCAACTACGCCTGGCCCACCGCCGAAATCGCCGTCATGGGCCCCGAGGGCGCGGTGAACATCATCTTCCGCAACGAGCTGCAGAAGGCCCCGGACGCCGCGGCCGAGCGCGCGAAGCTGACGGCCGAGTACCGGGAGAAGTTCGCCAACCCCTTCAAGGCGGCCGAGCTCGGCTACATCGACGAGGTCATCCGCCCCGAGGACACGCGCTCGCGCATCATCCGCGCGCTGGAGATGCTGAAGGACAAGCGCCAGGAGAACCTGCCGCGCAAGCACGGCAACATCCCCCTGTAG